One genomic region from Ralstonia sp. RRA encodes:
- a CDS encoding DUF6283 family protein, with protein MIWVTKEGMSMSRSAPEITRTRPAGPDHQVVTSEGGKGSYRRRPCDKCPWRVDAVGEFPAEAFRHSAETAYDMSSHTFACHDSGTSNPAMCAGFLLRGAAHNLAVRLKMVRGDSFSDVVDGGHELHENYRAMAIANGVAPDDPVLGACRD; from the coding sequence ATGATCTGGGTTACCAAAGAGGGAATGTCGATGTCTCGATCAGCACCAGAAATCACGCGCACACGACCAGCGGGCCCTGATCACCAGGTGGTGACATCCGAGGGCGGGAAAGGAAGCTATCGACGTCGCCCGTGCGACAAGTGCCCATGGCGCGTCGACGCCGTTGGGGAGTTTCCGGCCGAGGCGTTTCGTCATTCGGCGGAGACGGCGTACGACATGAGTTCCCATACTTTTGCCTGCCACGATTCCGGCACGAGCAATCCTGCGATGTGCGCCGGCTTCCTACTTCGGGGTGCGGCACACAACCTCGCGGTCCGACTCAAGATGGTTAGAGGCGACAGTTTCAGCGACGTGGTCGATGGCGGCCACGAGCTTCACGAGAACTATCGTGCGATGGCGATCGCAAATGGCGTGGCGCCGGACGATCCAGTTTTGGGTGCCTGCCGGGACTGA
- a CDS encoding helix-turn-helix transcriptional regulator, producing the protein MITLGEVSKALAERASKRRYGKMQLAADAGVTYRTLSHVLSGDQDFKVSTLMAVADRLGLELVLVPKEARAMFPSGNSARSTVERPQLRIDGLKASLRGSESGKERTSGIQSKVQARLARVRKGGA; encoded by the coding sequence ATGATCACTTTGGGCGAAGTTTCGAAGGCGCTCGCCGAGCGCGCGAGCAAGCGTCGGTACGGCAAGATGCAGCTCGCCGCCGACGCAGGAGTCACATACAGGACACTCAGCCACGTGCTGAGCGGCGACCAAGACTTCAAAGTGTCCACGCTCATGGCGGTGGCCGACCGGCTTGGCTTGGAGTTGGTGTTGGTACCCAAAGAGGCGCGTGCAATGTTTCCGTCCGGGAATAGTGCCCGTTCGACCGTTGAGCGCCCACAACTCCGCATTGATGGTCTGAAGGCCTCACTCCGAGGTAGCGAATCCGGAAAGGAACGGACTTCGGGAATCCAAAGCAAAGTCCAAGCGCGACTGGCACGTGTGCGCAAGGGAGGCGCGTGA
- a CDS encoding type II toxin-antitoxin system HipA family toxin, which translates to MLFRALAINIGTLRVGTLFKYGTDDPIIRFVASDDYIDLPQPPTLSLSMQAADPAQQRAFWADVTQPVFNGSYSAKKDAFLLPAFFQGLLPEGVFRDHIAAERKCEPDDHFEMLAATGRDLPGNVSARPVELDFQEVAHLVTQDADSLEMSVVAEPMEDGMSVSGMQAKLGVLKEGDRYVARTKLQDTHIIAKLPVVGYALLPELEDLSLRLAAAAGVTVCEVTLEPLEKLAVEHNYDLGDETTGKTNFLAVTRFDRSPGGRIHAEDFGQILEIQPENKYRSSYFDIAAVMLDEPTLGEPAIHELLRRITVNELLGNPDMHIKNIGVLYLDGVSPTLSPAYDIVAYSAYNNRQGHGLYIIPPELLPPPPKDKPAPKQRLSPTILRRFSENLGLPEKPLATVVMQTVQNAVKAWPQMIEESKLTARQKENLLAFFNSQPMVASARARLERHAAA; encoded by the coding sequence ATGCTGTTTCGCGCCCTGGCAATCAACATCGGCACGCTGCGTGTCGGCACCCTGTTCAAGTACGGGACGGATGACCCGATCATTCGCTTCGTCGCGAGCGACGACTACATCGACCTGCCGCAACCGCCGACGCTCTCCCTCTCTATGCAGGCGGCAGACCCTGCTCAGCAGCGCGCGTTCTGGGCAGATGTCACCCAGCCGGTATTCAACGGCAGCTACTCGGCCAAAAAGGACGCCTTCCTCCTCCCGGCATTCTTTCAGGGATTGCTGCCGGAGGGCGTGTTCCGCGACCACATCGCAGCGGAACGCAAGTGCGAACCGGATGATCACTTTGAAATGCTCGCTGCCACGGGGCGAGACCTGCCTGGTAACGTCTCCGCGCGTCCCGTTGAGCTCGACTTCCAGGAGGTCGCTCACCTGGTCACACAGGACGCTGATTCGCTCGAAATGAGCGTAGTCGCTGAGCCGATGGAGGACGGCATGTCGGTATCAGGCATGCAAGCCAAGCTGGGCGTCTTGAAGGAAGGCGACCGCTACGTGGCGCGTACCAAATTGCAGGACACGCACATCATCGCCAAGCTGCCGGTGGTTGGTTACGCCCTCCTCCCGGAACTTGAAGACCTTTCCCTGCGCCTTGCAGCCGCAGCCGGCGTCACGGTATGCGAGGTCACGCTCGAGCCGTTGGAAAAGCTCGCCGTTGAGCACAATTACGACTTGGGGGATGAAACGACCGGCAAGACAAACTTTCTGGCCGTCACGCGATTTGATCGGTCCCCTGGTGGCCGTATCCACGCGGAAGACTTCGGGCAGATTCTGGAGATTCAGCCCGAGAACAAATACCGCTCGAGCTACTTCGACATTGCCGCCGTCATGTTGGACGAACCCACACTTGGCGAACCGGCGATCCATGAGTTGCTGCGCCGGATCACCGTGAACGAGTTGCTGGGAAACCCCGACATGCACATCAAGAACATCGGTGTGCTCTACCTGGACGGTGTAAGCCCAACGCTTTCGCCAGCGTACGATATCGTGGCCTACAGCGCCTACAACAACCGCCAAGGGCACGGGCTCTACATCATCCCGCCAGAACTCTTGCCGCCGCCGCCAAAGGATAAGCCTGCACCGAAGCAGCGCTTGAGTCCGACAATCCTACGCAGATTCAGCGAGAACCTAGGCTTGCCCGAGAAACCTTTGGCCACAGTCGTTATGCAAACCGTGCAAAACGCGGTCAAGGCGTGGCCGCAGATGATTGAAGAGTCGAAACTCACTGCCCGGCAGAAGGAAAACTTGTTGGCCTTCTTCAACAGCCAACCCATGGTGGCGTCCGCCCGTGCACGTCTGGAGCGCCACGCAGCAGCATAG